One Oncorhynchus keta strain PuntledgeMale-10-30-2019 chromosome 34, Oket_V2, whole genome shotgun sequence genomic window, GCTTAGCCTGGCTTCTGTGACCCGTGAAGGCGAGAGATCAAAAGTCTGGTTCAGATTGACTAGCGAGAACGCAGACATACCGTTCTCATGCTGTGTGGTGGTCACGACGTCCGCCGATGCCCCACCAGGGCTTATTGACAAGAAGGACTCCTCATAGATGGACAGCTCCTCTTTCTTCAGGGTTTGGGGTGCACTGAGACTCTCTCTAGACCAACCAGACTGGTCCATCTTGGTTTGGCCTTGAGGGGGTGTCACGTTTAAGTCAGGTGTCCCCTCATTACTTGCTTTATACATGAGAATACTCCCATCCTCTTTCATGAGGCTCCGGTAGTCGACACCGTTATTCTCTATCTGGCATCTTGAGGCCTCTTCCTCATTTGCTAGGTTGCCGGGGCAGTTGTCGTAAGTCCAATCACAGTACTCGCTGCGGTCTCCAGCGCAGGAAGACACCATACTGCCTTCAGGTGGCACCACCTCCACTACGCCGCTAGGCTGCTCAGTGCTCCTCATGGTGGCCATGAGTGATAGTGAGTCGTCGCGGTCCGGCTCTGCTAACTGGCTGGTGTTGATGCTGGTGTCGTTCCACTCTGTGCGGTCCATCCTAGTGCTGTTGAAGCTGTAGTACTCTGGAGGAGTCTCCCGGTCCAACATGGGGAAGTCTGCCATGTGGTCATGCATGGACATGGATTTGGCCATGGATTCACCCTCCTGGCTTTGGATGGCAGACTGGCTCAGGGTTTTTCCTCTCTGGCTTTGTATCTCCAGCTCCATATCCAGAGAGAAGCTAGTCTGGGCAGACGGATCCTTATATACCGCCACACTActgcagttgttgccatcctgccACCGCCCTTCCTCCCACAGCTGAGAGAGCAGCTCGACCTTGGAGAAGTGCGCCTCCTGTTGGCCTGGAGAATCCTCTGTGGCTCCAATATGGCTGCCACTGGTATCACCACAGGCTGACTGGAAGCTATCCTGAAGGTTGACCAGACAGCCCACTGTTGTGGATGGgaaggtagtagtagtagtaaaggaCTGAGGCTGACATCCCCTGAACTGTTGCACTGCTCCTGCTTCCGCCTGGTGGTGGGCTTGGACTGACTGGACTCCTCCGTGCCCTGAACAGTTGAACAGATTAAGCTCCTCCTTCACGTTGTTGGGAAGAAGACCtaactctttctcctcttctatgaggaagacaacaacatggttgtatcaaaataaagaaacatagcTAAAGGAAAACAACTTATGCTGTGGTGGTGAAATCAATGTAACTTTGTGGGATTCATAAAGTACTATTACTTAACTGCTAGTGTGGAATGAGAGACATTTAATATTAACCATTGACTGTGCACTAGTATACGACTGACTATGAATGGGCATGTTCCTTCCAAGATAGCAAATCTGTCCACACAATGCAAATATTACAGTCTGTTTTGAATTATGATTTTAAACCACACCTGAATGGCATGCCGGGATCTCCTTATGGATAGGTGTGCTACAGCGTCGGCATATTTTAGCTCCTGAAGAACAACTGGTTCCACAGTTGGGACACTGAATCACACCATAGAATGTGGGCCTTCTGGATCTGAGAACAGCCGAAACCATGCTAAATTTAGGACAATTGTTATTTTTCCTCTGGTCAACTACTGGTTGTAGAATCACACCTGGTGACCAACAAATGTAGTTATCTGAATTGacaggagagaacacatactTGTTTAGGTTTGACGACATCGTCTGCGTAACAGCAGGAGGTTTCCAGCAACCTCTCACCTGTTCTGTacacaaaataaacattttaacatGATCAAATATAAAGTGTTATAAAAGTATAATACAACTATTTATTGAGTAAAATATACAGAGTAAAGACAGTTTACAGGTATATGTAATTCTGATATATTAGGCTATTCTTtctctgagacagtgttgtaccTGTTTCACAAGGCTCCCTGCAAGGTTTAAGGGGCCATTGTTCTCAGAAAAATGTattgtaattctacacattttgccatgggacaAAAATAAACAGTTGCCGTTTTAAAGCATATTTCCTGCAACTCTACACATTTAGCCATGGGGCAGAgcaaaaatgtacatttttataACTAATCTCATGATATTCTACACATCGTCATGAGGCTGAAAGAAAGGTTTGCTGTTTTAAAAGCTAATTTCCTGTTAAtctacacattttgacatggTTTATGATGTGTTCATATGCTATGAGCACTGGTACGCCAGTGCTCAAGGATAATACAACCAGGGTTACAACAGAAAACAGTTAAAGTCAAGCAGAACCATAACTCACGTTTCACATAAACCAGTTGTCTGGCTACGTTCAGAGCTGGATGGCTCTGCAGAAACCGATGGAGTCCTCCTTCCTCTGTGGAACAGAAAGTTGAAAGGGAAAGAATGAATCCGTGGCTCAGTTTTCACTGAGACTACAGAAAGTAGGCTGTCAATAGGATTAATATTTTACAGGCAATTGGTGGCCCTGGATAGGGATTCTATACAACTGTTTCGTAATTTGACGGCAAAACTATAAGGACACTATTGGTTTTTTTGGTTTGTCTATTATATAACCTTCCCTGGTCACCACTGTACCTTGTATGAGCTTCCTATCCTCCACAGGCAGCGATAAGTACCAACCCAGCAGCTTGGGGTCTGTCAGCTCCAGGAAATGGGTGACTTTCACCAGGTCAAACACAGACCTGTAACATGCAGAGTTAGACCTAGGTTGCTTCCAGATACGCCAAACCTCTCCCAAAGTATGCACTTGCATACTCCTCTTCTTGaatttaaaagcattggattggtgtaagTGTTGGCTGGACAGAATTTCCACCATTATTGAGACCATGTCAGGGAGTGTGTGCAAGTACACACTTCAGCAAAGGGTTGAGAAATGGGATGCACAATAGATTATTTCTTGTTCATGATTCTCACATTACAGCATAAAGAATATGCTGGGACTAATAGACATGGGCTATACCTGTTGAGAAGGAATTTCCTGCAGTCCTCTATCGACAAAGACGGAGGGTCTGTATTGAGGTAAAGGCACATTATTAATGCATGTCTTTTCCCAAGGCAATGAAGGAGAACATAAATGGTTTGGACATATGTTGTTGTAATGAATTTGTAAAGCTCGAGTTAAAAAGTGAAAGTGCATTCCATTGGTTATGAGTTGCAAGAAGAAGCATCCCTCTTGTGCTTAACTTTAAAATAATTTaacatttttctccccaatttcatgatatccattTGGtagttacgatcttgtctcattgctgctactacccaatgggctcgggagaggcgaaggtcgaaacATGACCGGACAAGCTGAGctgctttaaaaaataaataaaaaaacactgctcgcttaacccataagccagcctcaccaatgtgtcgaaggaaacacCTTTCGACTGACTACCTAAGTCAGCTTGCAcgctgtaacggttttgacttgaggttattatttataggggtgccaggtaggttgtgcctaccagagaaaacattggtttctccttttagtttgggtgggaatgagtcccatctggtccgtcaagtctacaccaatacaaaggacttatgtaaaagtcaggatggaaataaacttttcataaacccttaaaacattggaaagaacttcaaaaacaactatattctgttgcatgggttgtattagcaacaacaatgattacacacacacatataataatatcacaatgagttctggttcctccagaaatgtcctgtacctcacctaaaaagagtccagcccggtaaaggagttcagtgaactcaagtgacttatgtcacgcaatgtttgtccgttcattcagtgtagcgtaaacccagtactaaacatacaatcaatataacaataattttaccacagaactttaaagcgtatcaactcttactaagtcctcaactacaactaactacataaatcatcacagtatacctcacatcaaaacaaatgaaataccgtatacaaaaaggttgtagtcagtaggccagtcagacaatccaatccgccaatagatctccagcggagaaaggccacggagaggtgtagtccacggacgcaaagagtggatccgatcctgggtaaactctcttaggctacaaaacacacgtttaacggctacaaaacaaacggaatagagaagcttcgggaactgagggttgaacacatcctcagtcacgtctccatcacaaccccacttttgcgcagttgatgctggctatttaattgggaattaaagggaaagcgccctattggaaggagctgcactgagaaggttcagaaaaattcagggccgtcacaacgcgcccggcccgccacaaagAGTCGCTAGAGTGTGATAAACCAAGGAAAGTCTCCGggcaaacccttccctaaccccgACGGTGCTGAGCCaaatgtgcgccgccctatggtgATCCTGGTCACGGCCAGCTGTGCGACAGCCTAGgatcgaaccccaggctgtagatTCAGTGCCATAAGGCGTCAACATACTTCAGTTCAGCTGGCACCTAGCCGAACGTGTGTGCTTGCATACTCTCTTAAAAGACTTCACTTAAAAAAAAAcagcaatagtactgtttgtccattttgagacaccATAGCCAGTATAcatttcctcaaaatagtcaACTAATCTAAGATGACTCAATAAATCTAAGTcgtgcaattttacatctaactaagatgtttgatgcagtatttctcaatgaaAACATTTGCATGAAAACaagtctctcgttgaatgacaaagACTTTGAAGAATACCTACCTACTGTTGACCAACCACCAACTCATTTTCATGCAAATTTTTCTATTGAGAAATACTGCATCAAACATCTTAGTTGTAAAATTGTAAAAGtcccaaacaaacaaaaacataaaataataatatatgcacaaTCCCTTTCGGACTGTTCTGGCTGGGAAGCATGGAACAGACAcctttagaccgctgcaccactagGAAGATGGGGTTTAAACAGTGGTTTTAAAGCTTGCAATTTGCCATTTTTTGGTGACCTGACCAAATGCacatagaccgctgcaccactagGAAGATGGGGTTTAAACAGTGGTTTTAAAGCTTGCAATTTGCCATTATTTGGTGACCTGACCAAATGCACATAGAAATGCGAGTTATAAATCTGTCACTCATTGGAAGAAAGTCTACAGGAGAGATCTGTTTTAAGTGCTCCATTTCTGTACTTTCATTTTTGCATATTTTACTTCTGGTTTTGTACACCAATTTCAAAcatctgaaaatacaatatttttggtttatatatatatcacaGCGGTTTAGTATAGTACAATGATTATCCAATACTTGTTTTTTCACAAACGAAGTTAGGCTACTAttagaatttttgcaaccagAAAATGGCGGCGCGATTTCTGCATACTGCGTCTTTAAAAGCACTTCCCTCTTGACTTACCAGCCAACCCGTTCATTGCATTTTGAAAGAAACGTTGGTCACAAGGTACCATATGCATCTGAATCATCCCTGATGCATAGGGCGTTTGAGAAATATCTGATGGACGCTGTGGCTCCGGCGACAGAGACAACGGCATGAGCATTGGGAAGGGATACCACATGTTCTGAAAAACATACAACCAACTATCAGATGGTGCACTTTGACGAAGGCCATAAATTAATAGATGCGATTTGAATCTATGTGGACATGACTAGACATTTAGCTATTAATAACTATCATTTAACTGAGTAATTTAGATTTATTTGAATATGAACCAATTAAACTAGATATGGAAGCCGATTTATAACATTCCCATGACATTACTATATATAGCCTAACGCagctaaacttttttttttacaggtgtTTGCAATACATTAAAAGCAGCGACATTATAGCTCTAACTAACATCACTGGAACGAAGAATATCAAGTAGTTTGTCGATAAATATTGACAAATTATGTTGTGTCAATTTACCTTGGTCGAAGTGGGATTATGTTGTGAAGCGATTATTTAAAACGTTGCACGTGCACGCCACCTGTCGATTGATTTTTGACAGCCAATCAGGTTCTTCGACACCGAAACGTAATTAGAGGCTCAGGCATTTAATCTGGTTTGCTACTGTTGTTGTACTATGTTGTTCAACAAAAAGTGAGGTGTGCTATGAATCAGAGACGGAAAAAGGAAGCAAAACACCTCACCACCTGGGTCTGGTCTACTTAGTCAATTTATTAAGTAaaccagacccagctgctattacattggtgtctatgggagaccGTAACTGACCATTTTTTTCAAGGATAAACGGCCTGTGTGAACTatcttcatttatccaccatctttgctatgattttttttttgtatgaATTTCATGAGCAAAAACATGTATGGAAATTGTAAGAACTGGAAAACGGAAATACCTTCACTTTTTAAAGTGGCTAGCTAGCTGGCGGATTTCTTTGACAGACATATTCCTTCCTTTTTACCACGATTTTTATGATCCTATCTAATAGCTAGTTAATCAAATGCAGCTAGTTGGCTGGTTTATGTTTGTCCTTATGGTTAAAATAATGAACTGGTaaacatttagctagctagctaaagttagctaacaCTGTCTGTTGTTACTCacatggtgatggtgatgattttAGCACTGAGATCTGCACAATGAAACATCCACATTTCCAATTATAATCCTGAGTATTAATTGTATAATACAGTTTTGAATTACCTAATAGATCATCATTCAATCACGATTTTCTTATTTTTCAACGAGCACGTGTTGCTGCCCACAGCCCTCTTTGTAGATGTAGTAACATCGCTTTTCCACTGGAGGGCTGTATGGTTCAATGAAGCGGTAGTGCAATACATTCTCCgtctcaaggtgtgtgtgtgtgtgtacgtgtgtgtgtcctAGGTGAAGTCTGTTGTGTAATACAGAGGATCAAGGGCAGTGtgacagctctgagagagatcaGGATTGGGTCTAATCAGGGGTGAACGTGAGGATAGACACCTTTTGCTTTCCTCCCTATATCTGTTCCTGTATCCTACTCACTGGTATTTTAATTGACCTTAATAGGCCACATTTCATCATTAGTTGTATTTCATGAAATAATCATCTGTAGAAAACCCAAAGAAATTATCTGTGTTGTCCCAAATGCTTTTAAGAAATGTATTTTAATATCAAAAAGAGAAATAGCCTGTTAGTGTTACATTATATTCATAACATTGTCTAAATGTTTCTATCAAAAAATTCCTCTTCTTCACAAACCAGGAACCACTGTGAGTTAGGGTGTCTCCTACCGCTTGTACTGCATGAAACCAACAAACTACAGTGAGTCCTGGCCCTGTGGTGCTGGACTAAAACCTCTGTATGCATTAGTTGTCTGCCTGCCACATCTTGTTTCTTGGAGAGGGGATCAATAAGTCATTTTGATGCAGTAATCAGCTGTCTGTATGGTCATAAGTATGTTGATGtttgaaattatttcaaatactatttgaacccaggtctgctatcTAGATGCACTATTATTTCCAGGGAGGAGTGAAGTGGGCGGGCTGAAGGTTAAGTGGCTTTCTAAGACTGGACATTTCCACAGTGATGTGACATCTGATCAGCCTCAATCTGATCACTGCGTCCTCAGTAAGTGGCTCAAGCCCATCAAATAGGGATCAGTGCTAAAACCTgattgagcgagagagagggtgtgagggggagggaagattattagagacagacagagagagagagatagctggaAGGAACATTGAAGACTTTGGTCAGACATTTCTGAAAATGAACTAGATTGTATTTATTTACTGTGTAGAATAAACAGAATTTGTGGTGTCATCTTTTGAGTAGGCCTACTACTCCACTGAAAATAGTCAACTACCTTCACAAGCAGTTTTTCCAAGAGAGTTCCAAAACAATCGCCCCTACTCATCTATTTTACATACAGAAGTGCAACTGTTTTCCCGATTTAGTTCACAAACAGAGAGTACTATAGTTTAGGACCATTTAGCAAACCTATACATTTTACATGAAAACAAAAAGGTTTTCTATCTTGTATTGTTTTACCTCACACTGGAGAATAGTTTTTGTGAAGGAATTACAAGCTACATGTGAATTAGTCTCTACGATATACATGAAGTAGGCCTGGTCTCCTTTTGCGAGTCCCTATAGTGGCTGAGAGATGTAGGCTAGTGTACCGGAATGTAGTGTATGTTATATAGATCGTCGGTTCTATCCTTTAAAACTGTGAAAATGAATAATCGAAAATCAATGGCTTGATAACCTAACGTCTGTGCAGTGTCTAGATTTTGAACTCACAGTCAGAAACATACAGTGGGGCGAGCACCTACAGTGTAGCAGAGTTGATTAAATAAACATCAGTTAATGGCTAAGTGATGCTCCATAGCATCAGGGCAGGCAGACTccgtgccatttgggatgcagacacaaTGGGCTCTTCAGCGAAACCCACTAGCTGCCTAGATGCAGTTGATCGAAGGGCCATGTGAGTCCCTCTGGGACCCCCAAAGGGCCTTTAACAGCAATGAGAAGCACTCTTTTCTCTGCTCTTCCAAtcgatggggagagagagagcgagatggagagagtgatgagCCAGACAAGTAATGGAGGGCAAACCCCTCTCTGGCCCTGACACACTCTGAGCTTTTAAAAGCCCTTGattaacaaagaataaagagctgGGCACAGTTTGTGCTTGGTCTCTGTCGAGAATATAGTATCTGCATTTCCCTGTTTTAGCTAGTATGAGTAAAATAACCACTATCTGTAAGTTACTCCTCTGTCCTAAACAGGTTCCTGTAATTCTAGATTATGAATTATTTGTTGAGGTTTTGCACGACTGTCATGAAAGCATGAATCTTTCATTTATAGAAAAATTTAAATATTTATTAATACACAGGTTGCCTTTTTGTTGCATAATTTGTCAGGCTTACGTGTTTCCTGCGTCATGTTTCTTTGCGTACTTCCCTACGTAAAATGTACAAATATGACATGAATATACTAGTACTGTATTTAAAAATATGGTATTTTCAAGACTACTGTATTGTAAACCAACTTATGAAAATGTATAATCGCTGAAAAGCAGCTATTGTTTGTCATTGTACAGGCTAAGGGAATATCTTCCTACGCAGAGTTAAAACTAGCCTGCTTGAGGAAAAAATCAAATGACCACTTCCAACTTTCAACAATTCTTCTGACATGTCGTCATGCCAGCTTAAAAAAGGGCCAAACAAACTCACTGCCCTTATTCATTTTACTTATTTAACCAGTAACAATTGCCACTGCTTTCCACTGAGTCCTGGTTTATTCTTTCTTCAGTGTTGCTCAACCGGTAGCAATGGGAATCGAGGGTAATCTTTAACAAAGGAAATATCAAACAGAGAAAAGGCATGTGACTTGTCAGTAATTAGCAAAGCCGAGCACAGTGACCTTCAGTGCAGATCAGCTGACTGTGGGTGgaatcccaaatggccccctatttcctatatagtgcactacttttgaccagggttctggaaaaagcagtgcactatataggaagtaGGGGGCCATTTGATATTCAGACGGTCaggaaaaagtagtgcactatataggaagtaGGGGGCCATTTGGTATGCAGTCTGTCAGTGATGAGAGGGAACAGGCAGGGGCATCATGCACCCccaaaatctgagggggcacaaagtaTGCGGGGGGGGTGACTACACCGCCTGTCCATttagagccataatcattatgcttaattctatgtaatacagtaatacatatTTGCTGCACATCTAAGCATCTCTTCAgtctatcctcctgactggtggttcttttGAAGAaacaaaatatgcttctctgctaAAATCTGGATAAAAGATTAAAAGGAAGgtgtcttattcagtacattgtTATTGCTTGATTTTCAAAAGTCtgccaaccttgccagcaggcatggcAGCTAAGATAGATTTACTAGCTTGTCTTACTAACTTGATagcgtaaaaaaaaatgtatttacaggacaaatctgaggggCCACATGCCCCTGTCCCCCTATAGGCATGATGCCTCTGGGAACAGGAAAGGGAGTGAGGACACAACAGACCAGACCACAGGAAGTGAAGCAGAAAGGACATTTTATTGTACCCAGTACAGATCATTATAAACTCAGTGTAAGGTACACGTtgtgaagagggagagaaggtgaagCCTATACAAGTGCAGACAACCCTTGGTCAGGGAAAAGACTATAGGTAGATACACATATCTTCTTCTGAAATGACACCCATTtcactacactgaatgtacaaaacgtTATGAATACCTcacgacagactgaccaggtgaaagctatgatcacttattgagatcacttgttaaatccacttcaaatcagtgtagatttattgttaacctttatttaactaagcaagtcagttaagagcaaattcttattttcaatgagagcctaggaacagtgtgttaactgccttattcaggggcagaacgacaggtttttaccttgtcagctcggggattcgatctagcaacctttcggttaagtccaacgctcaaaccagttggctacctgccgccccagtaaAAAAAAATCCTTTAACCTTTttaaacaattgagacatggattgtgtatgtgccattcagtgggtgaatgtgcaagacaaaatattgaagtgccctTTCGAACGGGgtatagtaggtgccaggcacaccggtttgtcaACTGCAGCGTTAGTTATTTTTCACAATCAGTGTGTATCaatcccgtgtgtatcaagaatggttcaccacccaaaggacatccagacaacttgacaactgtgggaagctttggagtcaacatggggcagcattcctgtggaacacttgacaccttgCGGAGGGGGGATTCTTAGGTGTCAATAGGTGTTCTTAATGCTTTGTAAACTCAATGTATATAgtaaactacttttgaccagggacaatagggctccggtcaaaaagtagttcactatataggtagtagggtgtcatttggaatgcAGACACACTATGTACCCCAGTCATACTACCCTTTATAAATAAGACAATATTCTTGTTCTTCACCCTTTCATTCACCAAAAACGGCCTCTAAAGCAAACTGTCTGCAGTAATAGTCGAGTCACAGGGATcctgatatatattttttaagatgCATATGTTGTTATAGGCAGAACTATACAGGCTTATACAATAAAATCAAAACAGTTGCAGACttagcaaaaatatatatttatataagtTTGTATTTTTCCCCATTTAAGAAACAAAACATGAACAAAATGCAGAGAAGTTTCACAATCTGCTTCTTTGTCCAGAGTAGAGCGATATGTTAGTGGACAGTTTATTTGTTTGAATACACCGTCATGCAAAGAGAAGCAGAGGTCTCTTGTTGACAACCTGTGATTGGCAGAAAGGAGTCCAGGGAACGGTGTAGAATTTCACCCCTTCGCATGCAAAGTCCTGAACAATGCCATCCTAGTGCATCTGAGAAATATAGTACACTCACTGCTGAGGAAACGTCAAGCACCCAATAAAACAAGATAAAAATAAGATTTCACCGTTTTAATAACTTTAGGCATGTATAAATTCAAAATCTCTAGGAAAAATTGACTGAGGTGTCCCTTTTGGAAAAGAAAAAGGATTCCTGCAGTGCCTAGTTTTTATTTAAGGAGGTGGAGTGCTAATTAGTCAGTCAGTTACAACTGAGGCAATATAAGGAGTGAGtttatggagaaaaaaaaaagggTGTGGAGAATGTCTGGTCGCCCCGAGTCCACATCCAACATTCACCCCATTTCCTTTATACTGCAATTCTTTTGACCATAGACTGGTGGGCTTtttaaagtagtgctctatatatagggaatagtgtcgTTTCAGATGTAGCCACAGCTCTGAGAGCCTGGAGTTTTACGCTAGTAGGGCACTCACAGGTAACCCAGCAGAACAGAACAAACACTAAATAATTACTGGATAAAAACATTGCCGGGCCGGcattaaacaaacaaaaacgtAGGCCTCTGGTTGGAGGAATCCATCCATCTAATCTGAAACCATAGAACGTCCCAGTGGGTTAGAGCACTACTAGGTCTAGATCTTTAACCAACTGTAGAAAAGCCAGCATACTAACAGACATTTCTACACTAACGTTTAAGCCTACAGAAACAAATAGGTCTGTAGGTTTGGAGTTTTTTTGCAAATTTAAGTCCTTGCTTACACAGATCTTATTGTTCATATGTGGCAGAAAATATATAATTATGGGGGACGAAAAAGGCAACTACAGAATAGTGCtgcatttatatatattttgtcaGAATTAACTTAAGATACTTATTATACTCTTTTAGAAAAAGCAGATTGTCAATCAGAATTGTTACAATTCTTGCAGTCTGCGCAGAGAGACATATCAGACAGTCCTCTGGCATGTTGTCATCATAATGTAGCCCCTGGCCCGCCATCACGTCCTCTTGGTCTCCATTGCAACAACACCACCTCGCCTTAAGTTGGCGGAACCACTGGAGTCCATTCCACACTTCCATGGCCCCCCCCTCTCTTGGTACAGTAGATGATGCCAGAGATGGTGGTTGGTGCAGGTTTCTCCTCAGTCGTTttcagggggagggagggttaaATTAATCTAAGATTGGAGGAGTAATTTAGCGGTAAGAGGAGAGGAAGGTTTCGGGTTTGATAGTTTCTTGCTCAGCCTCAGCCGTTTGATCTCTGGGTCGGGTTTAGTAGTAGGGGAAGTGCGCGTCAGTAGCCATAGCCGTCAGGGAAGGGTAggcctcctacacactgctcccCAGAATCCCCCAGGTAAGGGGTGTTCTTGTCGTAGTGGGTGAGAGGCAGGGTGTCATCGTCCACCTGACCGCAGGGCAGACTGTCTGGGTCGGCCTTCAGGTTGGGCCTTTGGTTGTCAGGGAAGGCCATGGAGAACAGGGCCTCAGGGTCACACACAAACTTGTACACGTACCTCTCACCAGCAACCTGCAATAGACCAATCAGAGAATCATAAGTTAGTTTGACCCACAGAATTAAATAAAACACAAAACATTATATGCAACTATGGTTAGACCCTGCGGAACTGCAGCATCATCCCCCAAGGTTTATTCAAGTAAGCCAATAGCTAGCTTGCTCCGAAGGCAGCTTAATGCTGTTGCTAAGTAGAAATGGGGAAGGATAGAAAGGGTGAACCTGCCTTTACCTTCTGCATGATGCCCTTCTCGTAGTAGTATCGCAGAGAACGACTCAGCTTGTCATAGTTCATGGCTGGCCTGTTCTTCTGGATGCCCCAGCGGCGAGCCACCTGAAGAGAAAAGACAGAAAATACTGaacatctttaaaaaaaaaaaaaatgaaacaaaaataaaacgttGACTAGCTAGCTTTCAATAGTCTAAACTATTATTAGGACCAGGGCACAGACCTGACCTCTTAAGTCATTGTTGAAGATTaactaaaaaaaaatatttaaaaaaaaaatcaccaaATCACCCATGTTTATCA contains:
- the rbm44 gene encoding RNA-binding protein 44 isoform X1; protein product: MWYPFPMLMPLSLSPEPQRPSDISQTPYASGMIQMHMVPCDQRFFQNAMNGLADPPSLSIEDCRKFLLNRSVFDLVKVTHFLELTDPKLLGWYLSLPVEDRKLIQEEGGLHRFLQSHPALNVARQLVYVKQQVRGCWKPPAVTQTMSSNLNKSRRPTFYGVIQCPNCGTSCSSGAKICRRCSTPIHKEIPACHSEEEKELGLLPNNVKEELNLFNCSGHGGVQSVQAHHQAEAGAVQQFRGCQPQSFTTTTTFPSTTVGCLVNLQDSFQSACGDTSGSHIGATEDSPGQQEAHFSKVELLSQLWEEGRWQDGNNCSSVAVYKDPSAQTSFSLDMELEIQSQRGKTLSQSAIQSQEGESMAKSMSMHDHMADFPMLDRETPPEYYSFNSTRMDRTEWNDTSINTSQLAEPDRDDSLSLMATMRSTEQPSGVVEVVPPEGSMVSSCAGDRSEYCDWTYDNCPGNLANEEEASRCQIENNGVDYRSLMKEDGSILMYKASNEGTPDLNVTPPQGQTKMDQSGWSRESLSAPQTLKKEELSIYEESFLSISPGGASADVVTTTQHENGMSAFSLVNLNQTFDLSPSRVTEARLSTADHSTTKHVLVGIDHSLTGCNQNTQTQGTATTDKSVITEVHMADLEYLTEEFIKLKFSQEELKELKEQMASSAGGVRDGRGCDNADRGECDCGQRAMRAELNLLALQYGMCQRHCWRRYYTSPEGDRLVQGTEGPPESLVAVLQLLEVDYREMRRRVLSGIPLDQLRPLSVDSQRITSGTSYVPQHIIDESLGNALSDASGRSSQQLQVEDARVDDASAGGDGELNRPSLSQSVLSVLGQDDGMVGRIKAEGPVGNPKDEDCRSVKAVIHLPQQPVVNRRPRPGGTKDHNSSEAWFDAEEDLEPDGVELKEGGLAEVLVEEGNGKNRVEGGKPHDKHTPKDFSFTGIIGEKDQSSFLCVTDLPSDVTEREVMLWFEKYQASEVSISTFSNNLRVAIVTVSGPKMADSAVSEMDGCSMHGQTVHVAHICSPSHTGNQSQGQGRQTQQQHIPSASTKAGPSGDTPCPQDSKRRNTHITTPLMPLQLSLQKRTTVCDSPTASGTCVPQHYATMGSFDTLMAHLSLRHPEAGRQRIVDALLDLRAKHQGFLSGLPLKTIVNMTSDLLTR
- the rbm44 gene encoding RNA-binding protein 44 isoform X3, translating into MWYPFPMLMPLSLSPEPQRPSDISQTPYASGMIQMHMVPCDQRFFQNAMNGLADPPSLSIEDCRKFLLNRSVFDLVKVTHFLELTDPKLLGWYLSLPVEDRKLIQEEGGLHRFLQSHPALNVARQLVYVKQQVRGCWKPPAVTQTMSSNLNKSRRPTFYGVIQCPNCGTSCSSGAKICRRCSTPIHKEIPACHSEEEKELGLLPNNVKEELNLFNCSGHGGVQSVQAHHQAEAGAVQQFRGCQPQSFTTTTTFPSTTVGCLVNLQDSFQSACGDTSGSHIGATEDSPGQQEAHFSKVELLSQLWEEGRWQDGNNCSSVAVYKDPSAQTSFSLDMELEIQSQRGKTLSQSAIQSQEGESMAKSMSMHDHMADFPMLDRETPPEYYSFNSTRMDRTEWNDTSINTSQLAEPDRDDSLSLMATMRSTEQPSGVVEVVPPEGSMVSSCAGDRSEYCDWTYDNCPGNLANEEEASRCQIENNGVDYRSLMKEDGSILMYKASNEGTPDLNVTPPQGQTKMDQSGWSRESLSAPQTLKKEELSIYEESFLSISPGGASADVVTTTQHENGMSAFSLVNLNQTFDLSPSRVTEARLSTADHSTTKHVLVGIDHSLTGCNQNTQTQGTATTDKSVITEVHMADLEYLTEEFIKLKFSQEELKELKEQMASSAGGVRDGRGCDNADRGECDCGQRAMRAELNLLALQYGMCQRHCWRRYYTSPEGDRLVQGTEGPPESLVAVLQLLEVDYREMRRRVLSGIPLDQLRPLSVDSQRITSGTSYVPQHIIDESLGNALSDASGRSSQQLQVEDARVDDASAGGDGELNRPSLSQSVLSVLGQDDGMVGRIKAEGPVGNPKDEDCRSVKAVIHLPQQPVVNRRPRPGGTKDHNSSEAWFDAEEDLEPDGVELKEGGLAEVLVEEGNGIIGEKDQSSFLCVTDLPSDVTEREVMLWFEKYQASEVSISTFSNNLRVAIVTVSGPKMADSAVSEMDGCSMHGQTVHVAHICSPSHTGNQSQGQGRQTQQQHIPSASTKAGPSGDTPCPQDSKRRNTHITTPLMPLQLSLQKRTTVCDSPTASGTCVPQHYATMGSFDTLMAHLSLRHPEAGRQRIVDALLDLRAKHQGFLSGLPLKTIVNMTSDLLTR